One window of Scheffersomyces stipitis CBS 6054 chromosome 1, whole genome shotgun sequence genomic DNA carries:
- the SCP160 gene encoding vigilin (may be required during cell division for faithful partitioning of the ER-nuclear envelope membranes, involved in control of mitotic chromsome transmission), producing the protein MPTPAEIIAARVNNDDYNGNGSGEDAASVISSAGSAGVASSATAPSIADESAFPALGGKKSPSVSGVVTPSWGPSMKTPVSGSVSPTPLAKPKPAVVGTNGHRVKVSTIQEAFSLDAEDQLNVARLDFIKILTTVKSDTNTNIECTTSQHTKKRTFLITGKPEDVRLAKRTVIKKLTKPVVLSFSVPAKVRSRIIGPQGKNLKPIISANDVKIDIGNPEDDVEDEDEDEDDIFSKTVTITVSGDVEGCKRAKAQINAIVKEETKNLSVKVKVDDLVKPFASVALNPVVSKYSSLDINVPDYKSGSATILIVGDRELALEAKAEVKDILDALSTKLTTEEVPIPKIKHQFLPIGAILEEDHVFIQLPSEGEANVKFIGEKKKLAAAKEKARQTTSSYKVEVLDMSKAHKGNLKHVKAVAALLNQNGVFKQIAGEHEVSISVPSTKTLSDESIASIPIEIVCKDDAEKIKTVRKAIVQVVNKITPDQTKVIDDIDAFLIGKVPETIKAVAKQSKVSYVILGSNITLFADEKEAEESDDFDDFESSDSVSFTEVEEALDGLRKLAANLESVVLNVPSKEQSTVSGPRGTTLKSILKGVEANSVEVKLHHDGSKSSDDSIYIHGVKSEVSKVKKDVEAVLADAQEYKDGYTATISVPSTVLSRLIGKSGANLNALRDEFGVKIDVADEGKEADSKDKTGKTDIVVSGIKRNVEEAKVDIQQLSKRWADETLVTLKIESQYHRRMIGQSGVYINRLQDKYNVKIRFPSADGKTSDFADAPKSKDEVTIKGPSKGVAKAEEELKELYKYEKENGFKQTIQIPVKAIARVIGKAGETINDIADGSGIEYKFNRNTESEESLGYAEVELTGAKSALKEAINKINEIIEEIENFASVTIKVDPKYHRDLIGQAGSVMKEIISKAGGDDLPRNRYFKLLSIPNEGSGSDEVTSQGDKSIVDKVIEQVKKIIATKEASVTEDYELPKEKHRLIVGPSGSIRHSLQEEFGASIEIPRPNDASTIIKLSGLPEKIEGLKTKIAELTKDDWVLSVDVPQAYHALVSEKGAIFKKLKSDYNVEVQHGNLTRQAAKLSSSSIPTPPQEAFPTDDAATKFTIVDNAPVEESDVVIPWRLKGDEEGAKKAAKLIEERLANAKAATSVGWFYSKNPSTFSKIVGPQGSKINQIRKKSSTFITVPRSNDKNPNFVYLIGSAENLEVASKEIENALKN; encoded by the exons ATGCCTACTCCTGCTGAAATCATCGCCGCACGTGTCAACAACGACGATTAT AACGGTAACGGCTCTGGTGAAGATGCTGCTTCTGTTATTTCGTCTGCTGGTTCTGCTGGTGTAGCTTCTAGTGCTACCGCTCCGTCAATCGCCGATGAGTCTGCCTTTCCGGCTCTTGGAGGTAAGAAACTGCCTTCGGTGTCTGGTGTCGTTACTCCGCTGTGGGGCCCTTCCATGAAGACTCCAGTTTCTGGCTCGGTGTCGCCCACCCCTTTGGCCAAACCTAAGCctgctgttgttggcaCCAACGGTCACAGAGTCAAGGTTTCAACTATCCAGGAAGCTTTCTCGCTCGATGCTGAAGATCAGTTGAATGTCGCCAGACttgacttcatcaagatcttgaccACTGTTAAGTCCGataccaacaccaacatCGAGTGCACCACATCGCAACacaccaagaagagaacCTTCTTGATCACTGGTAAGCCTGAAGACGTCCGCTTGGCCAAAAGAACCgtcatcaagaagttgaccaaGCCTGTAGTgttgtctttttctgtCCCAGCCAAAGTCAGATCGAGAATCATTGGACCTCAAGGTAAAAACTTGAAACCTATTATTCTGGCCAATGACGTCAAGATCGATATCGGAAATCCTGAAGATGATGTTGAggatgaggatgaagacgaagacgacatcttttccaaaactGTGACTATCACCGTTAGCGGTGACGTTGAAGGATGTAAGCGTGCCAAGGCTCAGATCAACGCCATAGTCAAGGAAGAgaccaagaacttgtctgTCAAGGTCAAGGTCGACGATCTCGTTAAACCATTTGCTTCTGTCGCCTTGAACCCTGTTGTGTCCAAGTATCTGAGCTTAGACATTAACGTTCCAGATTACAAGTCCGGTAGCGCTACCATCTTGATTGTTGGTGACAGAGAGTTGGCTCTTGAAGCCAAGGCTGAAGTCAAAGACATCTTGGATGCTCTTTCTACCAAGCTCACTACTGAAGAGGTTCCAATCCCCAAGATCAAACACCAATTCTTGCCTATCGGTGCCATTTTGGAAGAGGACCATGTCTTTATCCAGTTACCATCTGAGGGAGAAGCCAACGTAAAATTCATTGgtgagaagaagaagttggctgcAGCTAAGGAAAAGGCTAGACAGACCACTTCCTCCTACAAGGTTGAAGTTTTGGATATGCTGAAGGCCCACAAGGGTAACTTGAAACACGTGAAGGCTGTTGCTGCCTTGTTGAATCAAAACGGTGTTTTCAAGCAGATTGCTGGTGAACACGAAGTAAGCATCAGTGTTCCTTCAACTAAGACTCTCTCTGATGAATCTATTGCTTCCATCCCGATTGAGATCGTTTGTAAAGACGATGCggaaaagatcaagactGTGAGAAAAGCCATTGTCCAAGTCGTAAACAAGATTACTCCTGATCAGACCAAGGTTATTGACGACATTGATGCCTTTTTGATTGGAAAAGTACCAGAGACTATCAAGGCTGTAGCCAAGCAGTCGAAGGTATCGTACGTGATTTTGGGAAGTAATATTACTTTGTTTGCTGATGAAAAGGAAGCAGAAGAATCAGATGATTTTGACGACTTTGAGTCTTCCGACTCGGTTTCTTTCACAGAGGTTGAAGAAGCCTTGGATGGCTTGAGAAAATTGGCTGCTAACTTGGAATCTGTAGTCTTGAATGTTCCTTCTAAGGAACAAAGTACTGTCTCCGGTCCAAGAGGTACTACTTTGAAGTCTATTTTGAAGGGCGTAGAAGCCAACTCTGTTGAAGTTAAATTGCACCATGATGGAAGCAAGTCTAGTGATGACTCGATCTACATCCATGGTGTCAAGTCTGAAGTATCCAAGGTAAAGAAGGACGTAGAGGCTGTTTTGGCAGATGCTCAGGAGTACAAAGACGGCTATACTGCTACTATTTCTGTGCCAAGCACGGTTTTATCCAGATTGATCGGAAAGAGCGGAGCCAACTTGAATGCCTTGCGTGACGAGTTCGGTGTTAAGATTGATGTTGCCGACGAAGGTAAGGAAGCTGACTCTAAGGACAAGACTGGCAAGACTGACATTGTAGTATCTGGTATAAAGAGAAACgtagaagaagccaagGTAGACATCCAGCAGTTGTCCAAGAGATGGGCCGATGAGACTTTGGTAACTTTGAAGATCGAAAGCCAGTACCACAGAAGAATGATTGGCCAGAGCGGAGTCTATATTAATAGATTGCAAGACAAATACAATGTCAAGATCAGATTCCCCAGTGCTGATGGCAAGACTTCTGACTTTGCCGACGCTCCTAAGTCGAAGGACGAAGTCACTATCAAGGGTCCTTCTAAGGGTGTAGCTAAGGCCGAAGaggagttgaaggagttgTACAAGTACGAGAAGGAGAATGGTTTCAAGCAGACTATTCAGATTCCCGTCAAGGCTATTGCCAGAGTCATCGGTAAAGCTGGTGAGACCATCAATGACATTGCTGACGGTTCTGGTATTGAatacaagttcaacagaAACACCGAATCTGAAGAATCGTTGGGATATGCAGAAGTCGAGTTGACTGGTGCCAAATCTGCATTGAAGGAAGCTATtaacaagatcaacgaaatcatcgaagaaatcgaaaacTTCGCTAGTGTCACCATCAAGGTTGATCCTAAATACCATCGTGACTTGATTGGCCAGGCCGGTTCTGTGATGAAGGAAATCATAAGTAAGGCTGGTGGTGATGACTTACCCAGAAACAGATACTTCAAGTTATTGTCGATTCCTAACGAAGGATCTGGCTCTGATGAAGTCACTTCGCAGGGTGACAAATCCATCGTCGACAAGGTCATTGAGCAggtcaagaagatcattGCTACAAAGGAAGCTTCAGTCACTGAGGACTACGAATTGCCTAAGGAAAAGCACAGGTTGATCGTTGGCCCAAGCGGTTCGATCCGTCACTCATTGCAAGAGGAATTCGGAGCCTCTATTGAAATCCCCAGACCAAACGATGCATCTACCATCATCAAATTGTCTGGTTTGCCAGAAAAAATCGAGGGattgaagacaaagatCGCTGAATTGACCAAGGACGACTGGGTTCTTTCTGTAGATGTTCCACAAGCCTATCATGCATTGGTTAGTGAAAAGGGTGCCatattcaagaagttgaagtccGACTACAACGTGGAAGTTCAGCACGGAAACTTGACCAGACAAGCAGCCAAGCTCTCTAGCTCGTCTATTCCAACTCCTCCTCAAGAAGCTTTCCCAACTGATGATGCTGCTACCAAGTTCACCATCGTGGACAATGCTCCAGTAGAAGAATCAGATGTGGTTATCCCATGGAGATTAAAGGGTGACGAAGAAGGTGCTAAGAAGGCTGCtaagttgattgaagaacGTTTGGCAAACGCTAAGGCAGCTACAAGTGTCGGTTGGTTCTACTCCAAGAACCCATCGACTTTCTCCAAGATTGTCGGTCCACAGGGCTCCAAGATCAACcaaatcagaaagaagtCCAGCACCTTCATCACTGTTCCTAGATCCAACGACAAGAACCCTAACTTCGTGTACTTGATCGGTTCTGCTGAGAACTTGGAAGTGGCCAGTAAGGAAATTGAAAACGCCCTCAAGAATTAG